In Alteromonas sp. V450, the following proteins share a genomic window:
- a CDS encoding hydrogen peroxide-inducible genes activator — protein sequence MKWPNLKHLHYLVTLHQEQHFHRAAQRCNVSQSTLSTAIQNLEEHFGSQLLEREHKTFVFTSLGLDIVERSKVLLQEAGELVEYAQNAGNWQRGTLKLGVIPTIAPFLFEGMMGAFSTFLPEINLEMQEDTTEKLLQQLTDGRLDLLILALPMETPGCKQMVLGHDPFHLIAHNDMATQLPNPVDISTLPKKSIFLLQQEHCMTGHAVSACNLQHSDQISSVAASSLYTLVQLANSKLGYTFLPELAINQSILAHTGLKSFPAEEQGYREIGLVWRAGTTRMQLFRRIGEIISPLLPIPTLK from the coding sequence ATGAAGTGGCCAAACCTTAAGCATTTACATTACTTAGTTACGCTTCATCAAGAGCAGCATTTTCATCGTGCGGCTCAACGCTGCAATGTAAGTCAGTCAACTTTAAGTACGGCAATTCAAAATTTAGAAGAACACTTTGGAAGTCAGCTACTTGAGCGCGAACATAAAACTTTCGTTTTTACATCATTGGGTCTCGATATTGTTGAACGCAGTAAAGTGTTGCTCCAAGAAGCGGGTGAATTAGTTGAATATGCACAAAACGCTGGAAATTGGCAACGAGGAACGTTGAAACTTGGTGTTATCCCCACTATCGCGCCATTTCTCTTTGAAGGCATGATGGGAGCATTTTCAACATTTCTTCCCGAAATAAATTTAGAAATGCAGGAAGATACGACAGAAAAGCTTCTGCAGCAGTTAACGGATGGCAGACTCGATTTGCTTATTCTAGCGCTCCCTATGGAAACGCCTGGCTGCAAACAAATGGTGTTAGGACACGATCCCTTCCACTTGATAGCGCATAACGACATGGCGACACAGCTGCCAAACCCTGTTGATATATCAACATTACCTAAAAAAAGCATTTTTCTTTTGCAGCAAGAACATTGTATGACCGGTCATGCAGTAAGTGCATGTAACTTGCAGCACAGCGACCAGATAAGCAGTGTAGCGGCAAGCAGTTTGTACACGCTGGTTCAGCTTGCCAACAGCAAGCTTGGATACACTTTTTTACCGGAACTTGCGATAAACCAGTCAATATTAGCGCATACCGGGTTAAAAAGTTTTCCCGCAGAAGAGCAGGGATACCGTGAAATTGGATTAGTGTGGCGTGCAGGAACTACGCGCATGCAGCTTTTTCGTCGTATAGGAGAAATTATTTCGCCTTTGCTGCCTATCCCTACCTTAAAGTAG